One window of Kosakonia cowanii JCM 10956 = DSM 18146 genomic DNA carries:
- the tdk gene encoding thymidine kinase, translating into MAQLYFYYSAMNAGKSTALLQSSYNYQERGMRTVVYTAEIDNRFGAGKVSSRIGLSSPARLFNQHTSLFDDIKAQHQQEAVHCVLVDECQFLTREQVYALSEVVDELDIPVLCYGLRTDFRGELFGGSQYLLAWSDKLVELKTVCFCGRKASMVLRLDHEGRPDNKGEQVVIGGNERYVSVCRKHYKEALSEGSLATIQARVRG; encoded by the coding sequence ATGGCACAGCTTTATTTCTACTATTCAGCAATGAATGCAGGGAAATCGACGGCATTACTACAGTCCTCGTACAATTATCAAGAGCGAGGCATGAGAACGGTAGTTTATACCGCAGAAATTGATAACCGCTTTGGTGCAGGGAAAGTCAGTTCCCGGATTGGTTTATCCTCGCCCGCACGTCTGTTTAATCAGCACACCTCGCTGTTTGACGACATTAAAGCTCAACACCAGCAAGAAGCCGTGCACTGTGTGCTGGTGGACGAATGCCAGTTTTTAACGCGAGAGCAGGTATACGCCCTTTCAGAAGTGGTGGATGAGCTTGATATTCCCGTGCTCTGTTATGGGCTGAGAACCGATTTCCGCGGTGAACTCTTCGGCGGGAGCCAGTATTTGCTGGCGTGGTCAGATAAATTAGTTGAGCTTAAAACCGTCTGTTTTTGCGGACGCAAGGCAAGCATGGTGTTGCGACTCGATCACGAGGGGCGTCCTGATAATAAAGGCGAGCAGGTGGTTATTGGCGGGAATGAACGCTACGTCTCCGTTTGCCGTAAACATTACAAGGAAGCGCTGTCAGAAGGCTCTCTTGCGACAATACAGGCGCGGGTAAGAGGGTAG
- the hns gene encoding histone-like nucleoid-structuring protein H-NS, which translates to MSEALKILNNIRTLRAQARECTLETLEEMLEKLEVVVNERREEENAAAAEVEERTRKLQQYREMLIADGIDPNELLNSMAAAKTGTKAKRAARPAKYSYVDENGETKTWTGQGRTPAVIKKAIDEQGKKLEDFLLA; encoded by the coding sequence ATGAGCGAAGCCCTTAAAATTCTGAACAACATCCGTACTCTGCGCGCACAGGCAAGAGAATGCACGCTGGAAACACTGGAAGAGATGCTGGAAAAATTAGAAGTTGTGGTTAATGAGCGTCGTGAAGAAGAGAACGCTGCCGCAGCTGAAGTTGAAGAGCGTACCCGTAAACTGCAGCAGTATCGTGAAATGTTAATTGCTGATGGTATTGACCCGAATGAATTGCTGAACAGCATGGCTGCGGCTAAAACGGGTACCAAAGCAAAACGCGCTGCGCGTCCGGCTAAATATAGCTACGTAGATGAAAATGGCGAAACGAAAACCTGGACCGGCCAGGGTCGTACTCCAGCAGTAATCAAAAAAGCTATCGATGAACAAGGTAAAAAGCTGGAAGATTTCCTGCTCGCGTAA
- the rssB gene encoding two-component system response regulator RssB: protein MTQPLVGKQILIVEDELVFRSLLDSWLQSLGATTLLAGDGVDALEQMAGNQPDLIICDLAMPRMNGLALVEALRNQGMQTPVLVISATENMADIAKALRLGVQDVVLKPVKDFNRLRETIFACIYPNMFNSRVEEEERLFQDWDALVDNPQAAANLLKELQPPVQQVISGCRVNYRQLVSAESPGLVLDIAPLSGHDLAFYCLDVTRAGNNGVLAALLLRALFNGLLQEQLSHQRQRLPEMGALLKQVNQLLHQANLPGQFPLLVGYYHSELKNLLLVSAGLNATLNTGEHQIQISSGVPLGTLGNTYLNQVSQRSEAWQCQVWGAGGRLRLMLNAE, encoded by the coding sequence ATGACGCAGCCGTTGGTCGGGAAACAGATATTGATAGTGGAAGACGAACTCGTTTTCCGATCGCTGCTGGATTCATGGTTGCAATCTCTTGGCGCAACGACGTTGCTGGCCGGAGACGGGGTGGATGCGCTGGAGCAGATGGCTGGCAATCAACCCGATTTAATTATTTGCGATCTGGCCATGCCGCGTATGAATGGTCTTGCGCTGGTTGAAGCGCTGCGTAACCAGGGCATGCAGACGCCGGTGCTGGTGATTTCCGCTACCGAAAATATGGCCGACATTGCAAAAGCGCTGCGTCTTGGCGTGCAGGATGTCGTGCTGAAGCCCGTTAAAGATTTCAATCGTCTGCGGGAAACCATCTTCGCCTGCATCTACCCAAATATGTTTAATTCCCGGGTCGAGGAGGAGGAGCGTTTATTCCAGGATTGGGATGCGCTGGTGGATAACCCGCAGGCCGCAGCCAATTTATTAAAAGAGCTTCAGCCGCCTGTTCAGCAGGTCATTTCCGGCTGCCGCGTAAATTATCGCCAGCTTGTTTCGGCAGAAAGCCCCGGGCTGGTGCTGGATATTGCACCGCTTTCCGGACACGATCTCGCCTTCTATTGTCTTGATGTAACCCGCGCCGGCAATAATGGCGTGCTGGCCGCGCTGCTGCTGCGCGCATTATTTAATGGCTTACTTCAGGAACAATTGTCACATCAACGCCAGCGCTTACCTGAAATGGGTGCTTTACTTAAGCAGGTAAACCAACTGTTGCACCAGGCAAATTTGCCGGGGCAGTTCCCGTTACTGGTGGGGTATTACCACAGTGAGCTTAAGAATTTGTTATTAGTCTCGGCCGGTTTAAACGCCACGTTAAATACCGGAGAGCATCAAATTCAAATCAGCAGTGGCGTTCCTCTCGGTACGCTTGGGAATACCTATCTCAACCAGGTAAGTCAGCGCAGCGAAGCGTGGCAATGCCAGGTCTGGGGTGCAGGCGGGCGGTTACGCTTAATGTTGAACGCGGAATGA
- the rssA gene encoding patatin-like phospholipase RssA, protein MRTVKIGLALGSGSARGWSHIGVINALERAGITIDVVAGCSIGSLVGAAYSCGRLSLLENWVRSFRYWDVLRLMDLSWRRGGLLRGERVFNQYRQLLPFEDFSHCEKRFGAVATNLSTGRELWFTEGDLHRAVRASCSIPGLMSPVAHNGYWLVDGAVVNPVPVSLTRALGADIVIAVDLQHDAHLMQQDLLSVTPSDSEMEKGSGEALRWHQRLRERLSRTTPKRPVTPTAMEIMTTSIQVLENRLKRNRMAGDPPDILLQPICPQISTLDFHRADAAIAAGQLAVEKSMDELLPLVRTLA, encoded by the coding sequence ATGAGAACGGTAAAAATCGGTCTGGCGCTGGGTTCTGGCTCAGCCAGAGGTTGGTCGCATATCGGCGTCATTAATGCGTTAGAGCGCGCCGGCATTACTATTGATGTCGTGGCGGGATGCTCAATCGGGTCATTAGTTGGCGCGGCATACTCCTGCGGACGTTTGTCTCTGCTGGAGAATTGGGTGCGCTCTTTCCGCTACTGGGACGTACTGCGGCTTATGGATCTCTCCTGGCGCCGCGGCGGTTTGCTGCGCGGTGAACGCGTGTTCAATCAATACCGTCAGCTCCTTCCTTTCGAAGACTTTAGCCACTGCGAAAAGCGTTTTGGCGCGGTCGCAACCAATCTCAGCACCGGGCGTGAGTTATGGTTTACCGAGGGCGATCTGCACCGTGCTGTGCGCGCCTCATGCAGTATTCCCGGTTTGATGTCGCCCGTTGCGCATAATGGCTACTGGCTGGTCGATGGCGCGGTAGTCAACCCGGTGCCGGTCTCATTAACCCGCGCGCTGGGCGCTGACATCGTCATAGCTGTTGATCTCCAGCATGATGCCCATTTGATGCAGCAGGATTTGCTCTCCGTAACGCCCTCCGATAGCGAGATGGAAAAAGGCAGCGGTGAAGCTCTGCGCTGGCATCAGCGCCTGCGCGAGCGGCTTAGCCGCACCACGCCGAAGCGCCCGGTGACGCCGACCGCGATGGAGATCATGACCACGTCGATCCAGGTGCTGGAAAACCGCCTTAAGCGCAACCGTATGGCGGGCGATCCGCCGGATATTTTGTTGCAACCCATTTGTCCGCAAATATCCACTCTCGATTTTCATCGTGCTGATGCGGCCATTGCCGCCGGGCAATTAGCGGTGGAAAAGAGCATGGACGAGTTACTTCCGCTGGTGCGGACTTTAGCGTGA
- a CDS encoding YchJ family protein, whose protein sequence is MSQTCPCGSAQEYSVCCQPYLSGQHAAPDPSRLMRSRYTAFVLHQTDYLVKTWHPSCAAHTFREQIEAGFAATTWLGLTLFEHAYGHDDNEGYVSFVARFRENDKNGAIIERSRFLKENGEWYYIDGTHPQFGRNDPCPCGSGKKFKKCCGQ, encoded by the coding sequence TTGTCTCAAACATGTCCTTGCGGTAGCGCTCAGGAGTATAGCGTATGTTGCCAGCCTTATCTGTCTGGTCAACACGCAGCGCCGGATCCCTCTCGCCTGATGCGTTCTCGCTATACCGCTTTTGTCCTACATCAGACGGATTATCTGGTGAAAACCTGGCATCCCTCCTGCGCGGCACACACCTTTCGGGAACAGATTGAGGCCGGTTTCGCCGCCACAACCTGGCTCGGACTGACGCTATTTGAGCACGCTTACGGTCACGATGACAATGAAGGTTATGTCAGTTTTGTTGCTCGCTTTCGCGAGAATGACAAAAATGGCGCAATTATTGAACGTTCCCGTTTTTTAAAGGAAAACGGCGAATGGTACTACATTGACGGTACGCACCCACAGTTTGGTCGTAACGATCCCTGCCCCTGCGGGTCAGGTAAAAAATTTAAAAAGTGCTGCGGGCAATAA
- the purU gene encoding formyltetrahydrofolate deformylase, translating to MHSLQRKILRTICPDQKGLIARITNICYKHELNIVQNNEFVDHRTGRFFMRTELEGIFNDATLLADLDSALPEGSVRELNAAGRRRVVILVTKEAHCLGDLLMKANYGGLDVEIAAVIGNHETLRPLVERFDIPFELVSHEGLTREAHDNLMVKAIEAHQPDYVVLAKYMRVLTPDFVSRFPNKIINIHHSFLPAFIGARPYHQAYERGVKIIGATAHYVNDNLDEGPIIMQDVIHVDHTYTAEDMMRAGRDVEKNVLSRALYQVLAQRVFVYGNRTIIL from the coding sequence ATGCACTCTTTACAACGTAAAATTCTGCGCACCATCTGCCCCGATCAGAAGGGCCTTATCGCTCGTATTACTAACATTTGTTATAAGCACGAGCTGAACATTGTTCAGAATAATGAATTTGTCGACCACCGTACCGGCCGCTTCTTTATGCGTACCGAGCTTGAGGGCATTTTTAACGATGCCACGCTGCTGGCCGATCTCGACAGCGCGCTGCCGGAAGGCTCTGTTCGTGAGCTGAACGCGGCGGGTCGTCGTCGGGTGGTGATTCTGGTGACCAAAGAGGCGCACTGCCTGGGCGATCTGCTGATGAAAGCCAACTATGGCGGCCTGGATGTGGAGATTGCAGCAGTCATCGGCAACCATGAAACGCTGCGCCCGCTGGTTGAACGCTTCGACATTCCTTTCGAGCTGGTCAGCCATGAAGGCTTAACGCGTGAAGCGCACGACAATCTGATGGTGAAAGCGATTGAAGCCCATCAGCCTGATTACGTGGTGCTGGCGAAGTATATGCGTGTACTCACGCCGGACTTTGTTTCGCGCTTCCCGAATAAGATCATCAATATTCACCACTCCTTCCTGCCGGCGTTTATCGGCGCACGCCCGTATCACCAGGCTTACGAGCGCGGCGTGAAAATTATTGGTGCTACGGCGCACTACGTGAATGACAACCTGGATGAAGGCCCGATCATCATGCAGGACGTGATTCATGTCGATCACACCTATACTGCTGAAGATATGATGCGCGCAGGTCGCGACGTCGAGAAGAACGTGCTCAGCCGCGCGCTCTACCAGGTGCTGGCCCAGCGCGTCTTCGTTTACGGCAACCGGACGATCATTCTTTAA
- the narI gene encoding respiratory nitrate reductase subunit gamma, which yields MHFLNMFFFDIYPYMAGAIFLIGSWLRYDYGQYSWRAGSSQMLDRKGMNIASNLFHLGILGIFAGHFLGMLTPHWMYESFLPIEVKQKMAMIGGGASGVLCLVGGLMLLKRRLFNPRIRATSTAADILIMILLMVQCTLGLLTIPFSAQHMDGSEMMKLVAWAQSVVTFHTGASAHLDGVAFIYRVHLVLGMTLFVLFPFSRLVHIWSAPVEYLTRKYQIVRARR from the coding sequence ATGCACTTCCTTAATATGTTCTTCTTTGACATCTATCCCTATATGGCGGGTGCAATCTTCCTGATTGGCAGCTGGCTGCGGTATGACTATGGGCAGTACAGCTGGCGCGCGGGCTCGAGCCAGATGCTTGACCGTAAAGGGATGAACATTGCATCCAACCTGTTTCACTTAGGCATCCTCGGGATTTTTGCTGGTCACTTCCTTGGCATGCTGACGCCTCACTGGATGTACGAATCCTTTCTGCCGATTGAAGTGAAGCAGAAGATGGCGATGATCGGTGGCGGTGCCAGCGGCGTGCTGTGCCTGGTCGGCGGCCTGATGCTGCTCAAACGCCGTCTCTTTAACCCGCGTATTCGTGCCACGTCGACGGCGGCAGATATTCTGATCATGATCCTGCTGATGGTGCAGTGTACGCTCGGTTTGCTGACCATTCCGTTCTCCGCGCAGCATATGGACGGCAGCGAAATGATGAAGCTGGTGGCCTGGGCGCAGTCTGTGGTGACCTTCCATACCGGTGCCTCCGCGCATCTCGATGGCGTTGCCTTTATTTACCGCGTGCATCTGGTGCTCGGCATGACGCTGTTTGTGCTCTTCCCGTTCTCACGCCTGGTGCATATCTGGAGCGCGCCGGTGGAGTATTTAACGCGTAAATACCAGATTGTCCGCGCCCGCCGCTGA
- the narJ gene encoding nitrate reductase molybdenum cofactor assembly chaperone, translated as MIELVVISRLLEYPDAALWQHQQELFDALASGDNLSKADAQQVGIFLRDLTSQDLLDAQATYSELFDRGRATSLLLFEHVHGESRDRGQAMVDLLAQYERHGLQLDSRELPDHLPLYLEYLAQLPAAEAIGGLQDIAPILALLQARLQQRESHYASLFDALLTLTKTEVDNAQVAEKIAGEARDDTPQALDAVWEEEQVKFFAEQGCGDSDITAHQRRFAGAVAPQYLNISTGGER; from the coding sequence ATGATTGAACTGGTGGTTATCTCCCGCCTGCTTGAGTACCCGGATGCTGCCCTGTGGCAGCATCAGCAGGAGCTGTTTGATGCGCTGGCCTCTGGCGACAATCTGTCAAAAGCGGACGCCCAGCAGGTTGGTATCTTTTTACGCGACCTGACGTCGCAGGATCTGCTCGATGCCCAGGCCACTTACAGCGAGCTATTCGATCGCGGTCGCGCCACCTCGCTGCTGCTGTTTGAACATGTGCACGGTGAATCGCGCGATCGTGGCCAGGCGATGGTGGACCTGCTGGCGCAGTATGAGCGCCACGGGTTGCAGCTCGACAGCCGCGAACTGCCAGACCATCTGCCGCTCTACCTGGAGTATCTGGCGCAGTTACCAGCCGCTGAAGCAATTGGCGGTTTACAGGATATCGCGCCGATTCTGGCACTGTTACAGGCGCGCTTACAGCAGCGTGAAAGTCACTATGCCTCGCTGTTTGACGCGCTGTTGACGCTGACGAAAACCGAGGTGGATAACGCGCAGGTGGCTGAAAAAATTGCCGGCGAAGCGCGTGACGATACGCCGCAGGCGCTGGACGCAGTGTGGGAAGAGGAGCAGGTGAAGTTCTTTGCTGAACAGGGCTGTGGCGATTCTGACATTACTGCGCACCAGCGTCGTTTTGCCGGTGCCGTTGCGCCGCAATATCTGAATATCTCAACAGGAGGAGAGCGCTAA
- the narH gene encoding nitrate reductase subunit beta yields MKIRSQVGMVLNLDKCIGCHTCSVTCKNVWTSREGMEYAWFNNVETKPGTGFPTDWENQEKWKGGWIRKINGKLQPRMGGRAMLLGKIFANPHLPGIDDYYEPFDFDYQNLHNAPESKHQPIARPRSLITGQRMNKISAGPNWEDDLGGEFEKLSRDQNFENMQKAMYGQFENTFMMYLPRLCEHCLNPACVATCPSGAIYKREEDGIVLIDQDKCRGWRMCVTGCPYKKIYFNWKSGKSEKCIFCYPRIEAGMPTVCSETCVGRIRYLGVLLYDADAIENAASTENEKDLYQRQLDVFLDPHDPAVIAQALEDGVPQSVIDAAQKSPVYKMAMDWKLALPLHPEYRTLPMVWYVPPLSPIQSAADAGELGSNGILPDVESLRIPVQYLANLLTAGDTQPVLLALKRMLAMRHFKRAETVDGVIDTRALEEVGLTEAQAQEMYRYLAIANYEDRFVVPSSHRELAREAFPEKSGCGFSFGDGCHGSDNKFNLFNSRRIDAVNVTVKTEPHA; encoded by the coding sequence ATGAAAATTCGTTCACAAGTCGGCATGGTGCTGAATCTCGATAAGTGCATCGGCTGTCATACCTGTTCAGTCACCTGTAAAAACGTCTGGACCAGCCGCGAAGGGATGGAGTACGCGTGGTTTAACAACGTCGAAACCAAACCGGGCACCGGCTTCCCGACCGACTGGGAAAACCAGGAGAAGTGGAAGGGCGGCTGGATCCGTAAAATCAACGGCAAGCTGCAGCCGCGTATGGGTGGCCGCGCGATGCTGCTGGGTAAAATCTTCGCTAACCCGCATCTGCCGGGCATCGATGACTACTACGAGCCGTTTGATTTTGACTATCAGAACCTGCATAACGCGCCGGAAAGCAAGCATCAGCCGATTGCGCGTCCGCGCTCGCTGATCACCGGCCAACGCATGAACAAAATCAGCGCTGGCCCGAACTGGGAAGATGATCTCGGCGGCGAGTTTGAGAAGCTGAGCCGCGATCAGAACTTCGAAAATATGCAGAAGGCGATGTACGGCCAGTTCGAAAACACCTTCATGATGTATCTGCCGCGCCTGTGCGAACACTGCCTCAACCCGGCCTGTGTCGCCACCTGCCCGAGCGGTGCCATCTATAAACGTGAAGAAGATGGCATTGTGCTGATCGATCAGGATAAATGCCGCGGCTGGCGCATGTGCGTTACCGGCTGCCCGTACAAAAAAATCTACTTCAACTGGAAGAGTGGCAAGTCTGAGAAGTGCATCTTCTGCTACCCGCGTATCGAAGCGGGCATGCCGACGGTCTGCTCCGAAACCTGCGTAGGGCGTATTCGTTACCTCGGCGTGCTGCTGTATGACGCGGATGCGATTGAGAACGCGGCCAGCACCGAAAATGAGAAAGATCTCTATCAGCGTCAGCTGGATGTCTTCCTCGATCCGCACGATCCGGCGGTGATCGCTCAGGCTCTGGAAGATGGCGTACCGCAGAGCGTAATCGACGCGGCACAGAAATCGCCGGTCTACAAAATGGCGATGGACTGGAAGCTGGCGCTGCCGCTGCACCCGGAATACCGCACGCTGCCGATGGTCTGGTATGTGCCGCCTCTGTCACCGATTCAGTCCGCTGCCGATGCGGGCGAGCTGGGCAGCAACGGTATTCTGCCGGACGTCGAGAGCCTGCGCATTCCGGTGCAGTACCTGGCGAACCTGCTGACCGCCGGGGATACCCAGCCGGTGCTGCTGGCGCTGAAACGTATGCTGGCGATGCGTCACTTCAAACGGGCTGAAACCGTCGACGGCGTGATTGATACCCGTGCGCTGGAAGAGGTGGGTCTGACGGAAGCGCAGGCGCAGGAGATGTACCGCTATCTCGCCATCGCCAACTACGAAGACCGTTTTGTGGTGCCGTCCAGCCATCGTGAACTGGCGCGTGAAGCCTTCCCGGAGAAGAGCGGGTGTGGCTTTAGCTTCGGCGATGGGTGTCATGGTTCAGATAACAAATTCAACCTGTTCAACAGCCGCCGCATCGATGCGGTGAATGTGACAGTGAAAACGGAGCCGCACGCATGA